One region of Sphingomonas bisphenolicum genomic DNA includes:
- a CDS encoding SRPBCC domain-containing protein: MPPYNPFALYDPSILVASDPVEIAAPAMLVWDILTDMPRYGEWNPFCVWAQSTLEMGAAVHMRLVNYPDPGSLAPNCEYICAFEPGALLSWELPDTEAWPYPARRDQMITPLGPDSCRYQSTDAFTGPNGIHVMRFCGPWVTRAFNDTAKALKLRAEAMHRAGT, translated from the coding sequence ATGCCGCCTTACAATCCCTTTGCCCTTTATGATCCGTCGATCCTGGTGGCATCCGACCCGGTGGAGATAGCGGCGCCGGCAATGCTGGTGTGGGACATATTGACCGACATGCCGCGCTATGGCGAATGGAACCCCTTTTGTGTCTGGGCGCAATCGACGCTGGAGATGGGCGCTGCGGTCCATATGCGCTTGGTGAATTATCCCGACCCGGGCAGCCTGGCGCCCAATTGCGAATATATCTGTGCGTTCGAGCCAGGTGCGCTGCTGTCCTGGGAATTGCCGGATACGGAAGCCTGGCCCTATCCGGCGCGGCGCGACCAGATGATTACGCCGCTGGGGCCGGATTCCTGCCGCTACCAGTCGACCGATGCTTTCACCGGTCCCAATGGCATCCATGTCATGCGGTTTTGCGGACCATGGGTGACGCGCGCTTTCAACGATACCGCAAAGGCGTTGAAGCTGCGGGCCGAAGCGATGCATCGCGCCGGAACCTGA
- a CDS encoding GGDEF domain-containing protein → MGGRRPARTLFGRAAVSALPDAVYRDLVSTLFTMTAPIIGFGILYALVGTLIYIKWQDGWIFILTAAAIAVTVGRVLLIRAYHGAGGADQDVAQLSRWEGRYAILAYIFALLIAALNVRALVAHEPIVHLATVSLVFTFGAGIVSRNASRPTLCAISVSLAVLPVAAAMFAHAVSAYGERLHAEFFALEGLLLIMVGSMSLASARHLYRSSVEHLTAKHDLAKLARFDPLTGLPNRLLLRESFQASLKVAHATSQLAIHYLDLDGFKAINDQYGHPVGDRMLVEVADRLTSAIRTEDVAARLGGDEFLLVQSHVQHVDQAELLARRVIRQLGEPYVIGGTPMRISVSIGIALAPQHGLDLERLMGCADAALYRSKAKGKAQVQFCGPDDVRDDGRAVA, encoded by the coding sequence ATGGGCGGCAGGCGACCGGCGCGGACTTTGTTCGGCCGTGCAGCCGTGTCCGCTTTGCCTGATGCGGTCTATCGCGACCTGGTCTCCACCCTTTTCACCATGACTGCGCCGATCATAGGCTTTGGCATTCTTTATGCGTTGGTGGGGACACTCATCTACATCAAGTGGCAGGATGGTTGGATATTCATCCTGACCGCCGCGGCAATCGCCGTAACCGTCGGTCGCGTTCTGCTGATCCGCGCCTATCACGGCGCTGGCGGCGCAGATCAGGACGTCGCGCAACTGTCACGCTGGGAAGGGCGTTACGCCATCCTCGCCTATATTTTCGCGCTGCTGATCGCCGCCCTGAACGTGCGCGCCTTGGTGGCGCACGAACCGATCGTGCATCTTGCGACGGTCAGCCTGGTCTTCACCTTCGGTGCGGGCATCGTGTCGCGCAACGCCAGTCGGCCGACTTTATGCGCGATCAGCGTGTCTCTGGCGGTGCTGCCCGTCGCCGCGGCGATGTTCGCCCATGCCGTCAGCGCCTATGGTGAGAGGTTGCACGCGGAATTTTTCGCGCTCGAAGGCCTGCTCCTCATCATGGTGGGGTCGATGAGTCTCGCGTCGGCGCGCCACCTTTACAGGTCTTCGGTCGAACATCTCACAGCCAAGCATGATCTGGCCAAGCTCGCGCGCTTCGATCCGCTGACGGGCCTGCCGAACCGGCTGCTCCTGCGTGAATCCTTTCAGGCCAGCCTCAAGGTTGCCCATGCGACGAGCCAACTCGCCATTCATTATCTCGACCTGGACGGGTTCAAGGCGATCAACGATCAATATGGCCATCCCGTCGGCGACAGGATGCTGGTGGAGGTCGCCGATCGATTGACCTCGGCCATCCGGACGGAGGATGTCGCAGCGCGGCTGGGCGGCGACGAATTTCTCCTTGTCCAGTCCCATGTGCAACATGTCGATCAGGCCGAACTGCTCGCGCGAAGGGTGATCCGGCAATTGGGCGAGCCCTATGTCATCGGCGGGACGCCGATGCGCATTTCCGTCAGCATCGGCATCGCCCTGGCGCCCCAGCATGGCCTTGATCTGGAAAGGTTGATGGGATGTGCGGACGCGGCCCTTTATCGATCCAAGGCCAAAGGGAAAGCGCAGGTGCAATTTTGCGGTCCCGACGATGTGCGGGATGATGGCCGCGCGGTCGCGTGA